In the genome of Schistocerca piceifrons isolate TAMUIC-IGC-003096 chromosome X, iqSchPice1.1, whole genome shotgun sequence, the window CACATATCAAAGGTCATTATAACGTATTTGTATGAAGAGTGCTAGCCATTTGGCTAAAACATCCAACACACTCGCTTATGTACTTAATAAcagcccaaataaaagaagcggttCTGTTAATTTAGAACTTTGCCTTCGTGTGGCGCTGTGTACATAGGGTCAGAGGAGTCCAAAACACAGAAAGATGTATATAGGACATTGTGAGGTTGTTTTGCactttttaaaaatcaaataaattttttaatataatttactttttgttttaattgattcattttcattaattttacttacatTCAAAAAGTAGCTGAAACTAGGTAGCTGATAGCAAAGTAATTTTCTTACctatctgatataactttaaaaaacacgtttttcacagaagtcaaaaataggacaatttttggggctaagaaaaagttataaaaatgctttttgaaaaatttatttgaaaataattttaaaaaacatctttttcacagaagtcaaaaataggacaatttttggaactagaaaattatgtaaaaatgcttattttaaaaattgctttttaaaaataatagttaattacgtaatttatttaattacattactgtcacctatgggaaatgtatgtaaaataaatgattttttattatagttattattatattatattatactattgttaggtaaaagggatagtagattgtttttgtatgttctggataaCTAGGtcaattttgtggaaaataaaaaattgtgagtgttaacgaacaattttttattttttataaaattgagcTAATGAGCCAGAACATAACAAAATCAatctactgaaaatgttcgactactgccctggccagcaccttttccagatctctcatcaattgaaaacgtctggccaatggtggccgagcaactggctcatcatgatatgccagtcactactcttgatgaacagtggtatcgtgctgaagctgtatgggtagctgtatctgtacacgccatccaagctctgtttgactctatgcccaggcatatcaaggccgttattacagccagaggtggttgttctgggtactgatttctcaggatccgtgCACCCACATTgaatgaaaatggaatcacatgtcagttctagtataatatatttgtccaatgaatacctgtttatcatctgcatttcttcctggtgtagcaattttaatggccagtagtgtagttttggtGCAGACGAATAGGGTAACTtcctgccatatatatatataggctgagtcacctaacgttaccgctggatacatttcgtaaaccccatcaaatactgatgaactgattccacagaccaaacgtgaggagaggggctagtgtaattgtttaatacaaaccatacaaaaatgtacggaagtatgttttttaacacaaaccttcgttttttaaatggaaccacgttagttttgttagcacatctgaacatataaagaaatacgtaatcagtaccgtttgttgcattgtaaaatgttaattacatccggagatattgtaacctaaagttgacgctcgaaacctccgacgttcagtcgcgtgttgtaacacggcgagcagcatctgcagggacatgtttacgatgacgaccgtgtttacgagtgtggctgtagtgcactgttgtggtttggtctagctgtcgcagtgtccgcatgtagcgcttgctgctattgttattctgcattcgtctccgcatgcGGACCAACTGTAggacaccgtgttaccagacgtctgtgatagtgtactgtTGTAGGaagtgtgaccatggtgtattcgaactctgaaaaggcggagatgatactcatctatggcgagtgtcgacgaaatgcagctgaagcctgcagggtgtatgccgaacggtacctggacagagagcatccaacgtgccgcacattgcaaaacatctaccgcgaactgtatgcaacagatatggtcgtagcacgcaaacgggtccgtaacaggcccgtcacaggagaagcgggtgcagttggtgtgttagctgctgttgccgtgaacccacacatgagtacacgggacattgcgagagccggtggactgagtcaaagtagtgtcatgcacatactgcatcgtcaccgctttcacccgtttcatgtgtcgctacatcagcaattacatgctgatgactttaatcatcgagtgcaattctgttaatgggcattaacagagaatgcgttgcagttctacctgtttaccgatgaagcgggtttcacaaaccatggggcagtgaatctacggaacatgcattactggtccgtggacaatcctcgctggctcagacaggtagagcgacagcgaccgtggactgtaaatgtatggtgcggaatcattggtgaccatctcattggtcctcacttcattgcagcggCCCAaatagctgcaacatacatcgcgtttctacagaatgatctgccaacgttgctcgaaaatgtcccactggaaacgcgtcgacgtatgtggtatcagcatgatggtgcacctgcacattccgcaattaacactaggctgacccttgacaggatgttcgacgggcgtttcataggacgtggaggacgcataaattggccagcctgttctcctgatcttacacctctggacttatttctgtggggtacgttaaaggagaatatgtaccatgatgtgcctacaaccccagaggatatgaaacaacgtattggggcagcctgcggcgacattacaccagatgtactgcggcgtgtacgacattcattacgccagagattgcaattgcgtgcagcaaatgatggccaccacattgaacatctattggcctgacatgtcgggacacactctattccactccgtaattgaaaacggaaaccacgtgtgtacgtgtacctcactcctcatggcaatgtacatgtgcgtcagtgaaaaagaccaataaaaagctgttagcatgtggacgtaatgtgctgttccagtctcttctgtacctaaggtccatcaccgttccctttggatccctacgtaattcggtgctctccgatacacacgatcgaacagcggaggagtggtactcaagcgtcaactttaggttacaatatctccggatgtaattaacattttacaatgcaacaaacggcactgattacgtatttgtttatatgttcagatgtgctaacaaaactaaaggggttccgtttagaaaaacgtaggtttgtgttaaaaaacatacttctgtgcattttttttatggtttgtattaaacaattacactagcccctctcctcacgttcggtctgtggaatcgattcgtcagtatttgatgtggtttacgaaatgtatccagcggtaacgttaggtgactcaccctgtatatatatatatatatatatatatatatatatatatatatatatatatgtgtgtgtgtgtgtgtgtgtgtgtgtgtgtgtgtgtgtgtgtgtgtgtgtgtgttctaaaaaCAATTAGGAAGCCACATCATGATCGCATGATCCTCCTATAAGTGACGTATAGTTCGGACAACCTTTAAAAAACCACAATCACAACAAATCTGGAGAGAGCATGGTTCTGCCGTCCATAGCTGCGAGAGCATAATAAAGCATGTTTCCTAGTCTCGAGTCTATAGGAAGTAACGGAGCAGACATAATGATTTTCAATCATCTGGTAGAGTAACTTTGACTTCCACCACTAGCTCGGCTGCCAGTATAACTGTTTTGTGTAATCTGTTTCCAGGCAAACACACATTATTTTATAAACCATTGTAGGTCCGTATTGACTTTTTCAAGTAGGTAGTACAACCAGCCATTACCGAGTAATCCATTAAAACTATAGTCTTCCACATCATATACACATCCAGTTAAAAAAACAAAGTAACACCTATGTATTCCAATTTTGGGAGTCATAACAGTAATAAGACGTCACGAACAACGCCATCTAATCTAGCATTACTCACTCCCAGTAGACAAGTTGCAGAATAATCTTACGGATACATATACGAATACTTTAATAGGTAATGGTCCAGGTCTACTTGACAAGCTATGTCTTCTATACATATCATGGAGGAATAATTTAGTCTCTATCACATCCAACCAAACTCTCTAGAGCAGATGCATAGTTGTTGTTTGTATTTTCAGATTTATTCTCACTAGAATTTTCCGTACTGATTTGCTTACGATGAATAGATATCATCCAGATGTGCAGCATGGAATACCACCAAGATATAGACCATAATACTACTGTCAGTACCTACTTTGCCATTTTGTGTAACCCTTTATCGATCCAGGTTGGTGGGTGTCGATGTGCTTCCACCCAGTCATATCAACTTTAATTCACTGGATGTCGGTGAGACCACATAACCCAACCTTAGTAATTATATACACATcacaaaaagtcttgcatcacctcgggtccgagagttccgaaacctgtacagaacattggaatagagatcaacataaacatcatttccgccctttttattgctaatgaaaaccacacattgcatgttgcacctccgtacagcgagaccttcagaggtggtggtccagattgccgtacacaccagtacctctaatacccagtagcacgtcctcttgcattgatgcatacctgtattcgttgtggcatactatctacaaggtcatcaagacactgttggtccagattgtcctgctcctcaacggcgattcggcgtagatccctcaatgTGGTTGGTGaaacacgtcgtccataaacggaccttttcaatctaccccaggcatgttcgatagggctcatgtctggagaacatgctggccactctagtagagcgatgtcgttatcctgaatgaagtcattcacaagatgtgcacgatggggccgcgaattgtcgtctatgaagacgaatgccttgccaatatgctgccgatatggttgcattatcggtcggaggatggtatttacgtatcatacagccgttacggcgcctaccatgaccaccagcggcgtacgtcggccccaaaacacgcagggaacctccaccttgctgcactcactggacagtgtgtctaaggcgttcaacctgaccgggttgcccccaaacacgtctccgacgattgtctggttgaaggcatatgcgacactcatcggtaaagagaacgtgatgccaatcctgagcggtccattcggtaagTTGTTGaagcccgtctgtaccgcgctgcatggtgtcgtggttgcaaagatagacatcgacatggacgtcgggagtgacgttgcgcatcatgtagcgaattgcgcacagtttgagtcgtaatacgacgtcctgtggcacgataagcattattcaacatggtggcgttgctgtcagtgttccttctAGCCaaaatacgtaggtagcggtcatccactgtagtagcagCCCTTGAGCGAcatgagcgaagcatgtcatcgacagctcctgtccctctgtatctcttccatgtccaaacaacatcgctttggttcaccccgagacgcctggacacttcccttgttcagagcccttcttgacacaaagtaacaatgcggacgcgatcgaaccacggtattcaccgtctaggcatggctgaactacagacaacaagagccatgTATGttcttcccggtggaatgactggaactgatcggccatcggatcccctccgtctcataggcgctgctcatgcatggttgtttacatctttgagcgggtttagtgacatctctgaacagtcaaagggactgtgtctgtgatacgatatccacattcaatgtctatcttcaggagttctgggaactgaggtgatgcaagactaattgatgtgtgtatatatctgTCACTTCTCAATTATCGTGTGTAGATCGAACCCTGGAATGCATATTTCcacgtaaaataattaaaactgtatggatTCTATAACTGATTATTTGAGCTGAATGACAGAAACACGTGTGACTCTTCACACATTAGTGATATCTACTTTAAGTCACCGAAATGCTGTGTCTTAGATCTGACTAACACCTGTCTTAGTATTTGTCACTTCTCCGTCTCATTTGTCATCTTTTGTATTTGTATGGTAAACACAGGATGACGATTACTCGAACCAATGACAGAAAGCAACAACCACACCTAGCGATGAGATATGGGCTGGTGAGTGGTGCACGATTACAGCGTCCCTGATGATTCAGTCACGACAGCAGCCGTGATCTACCAGACAGATTTGCCATTGTGGTCAATGCAAACCATCAGCGTTCTTTAAACAAGTATATATCTAATTTCCGTTCTGTAAACAAAATGTTTTGTGACTTTAACAAATACCTCTGGTCCTTTCTGAAGTTCTTCTAGGCGATAGCATATCTTTATTCTGCCTCGTACCTCCAGGCTAACACTATTGATGAAACCCTCCACAACTTCCTGGGTGTACATTGGCAACTCATCTGCTCCACATTCTTCACTTCGgtctcttcattttcagttttctttttcgtcCAAACAAAACATTATCTGCACTTGAATGCGTAATTTATTTAACGGGGAATGGCTGAAGTCTCTGCAATATATAAACTCTTTTATTACGACTTTGGGATACCATTATTTGTGGGTACCAGTCCTAATTCGGTTATATACTTATCTCGCTGTATTGTGGAAAACAATATCCTGGATTGAGAGAGATACGTTTCTTCTGCTTTAATGAAGCACTTCTCTGTAATTCTTACGTCGCCTTTGTTGGAATTTGTGTTAAGAACCTATAAGaagtagataattaaaactgtatgcagatacAATATAATTAGTAACCTTTCTTCGGTCTTGAGTCTCAGGAGAGTTGAAGTTAATTTTCGAATATTCTCATTACCTCCCGTAGACAAACGGCAACTGTTTTGCAAATCATCCGTTAGCTGACACCTAATGGATGTAATTGGCACAGAGTACAGTGAAACACATTGtaaatacaaaacttcctggcagattaaaactgtgtgccggaccgagactcgaactcgggacctttgcctttcgcgggcaagtcctctattATTCTAGAAACATTGTAAATACAGTTTGATAAAGTTCAAAAATGCTTAAACAGTCATGTACTGACTCAAACATATGatccattctgtagctgtatattttAGCCTCCAACCTGGTGATACAATATTGTTTcgccaaggaggacataaaagctcCTCATAGTCGCATGTCTGCACACTTTATAAAACCCGTTAAGTGGGTACCAATAACTTTGTTCGTCCATGAGCTTgtaatttgacatataaatttataaTATAGCTTTACTCTACAATAGGAGGTCATCCACTTTAAACAGTCTATTCAGATCTCTTACCATTATTCATAATCACAATGCTGTTTCCCTGGCAGACAGAACTGTCGTTAACCCTAAGCGATTCAGCAGTGATGGACATGACCTACCACACCTAGCGATCAGGTATGGACTAGTGGGTGGCGCACGATTATGGAGTCCCTGATGATTCAGTTACGGCAGCAGCCGTGGCCTACTACACAGATCTGCTGTTGCGATCAATGTAAGCCACCAGTGTTCTTTAATTCAAGTACATatctaatttttttcctgtaaaaAATATGTCTTATGACTTTAACAATTAGCTCCGTGCCTTTCTGCAGTTCTTCTAGGCGCTAGCATTCGGGGACTTTTTTTCTGCCTCGTATGTCCAGGATAACACTATTGATGAAACCATCCACACCTTCCTGGGTGTACACCGACAAttcttctgctccacattcttcACTTCAGTCTCTTCATTTTAAGTTTCGCTTTTCGCCCACACAgcacattaactgcacttaaaagCGTAATTTATTTAATGGGGAGTGGCTTATGTCCGTGAAATACATAAACCCCTTTTCTCACAACTTGTGGGATCACTTTGTTTGTGGGTATCAGTCCTAATTCGGCGATACTTTTATCTGAGAATATTGTGGAAAACAATACCACACACTGAGAGGAATACGTTTCCGCTGCTTTAATATAGCACTTCCATGTAATACTTACGTCGTCTTCGTCGAAGTTTGTGTTAAGAACCTCAAAGTAGTAGTTAATAAAACTGTATTCAGACACAACATAATTAATACGCTTCCTCGGTCTTGAGTCTCAGGACGGTTTAAGTCAATTTTCAAGTATTCGTTTTACCTCCAGTATAGAAACTGTTGCCATTTTACGAGTCACCCGTTAGCTGACACCACACGGATGTAACTGGCACAGAGTGCAgcggagcacattgtaaatacagttTCCTATAGTACAAAAATGCCTAATCAATCTTGCTCTGGGTCAGACATATGATCCATTCTctagttgtacactcctggaaatggaaaaaagaacacattgacactggtgtgtcagacccaccatacttgctccggacactgcgagagggctgtacaagcaatgatcacacgcacggcacagcggacacaccaggaaccgcggtgttggccgtcgaatggcgctagctgcgcagcatttgtgcaccgcagccgtcagtgtcagccagtttgccgtggcatacggagatccatcgcagtctttaacactggtagcatgccgcgacagcgtggacgtgaaccgtatgtgcagttgacggactttgagcgagggcgtatagtgggcatgcgggaggccgggtggacgtaccgccgaattgctcaacacgtggggcgtgaggtctccacagtacatcgatgttgtcgccagtggtcggcggaaggtgcacgtgcccgtcgacctgggaccggaccgcagcgacgcacggatgcacgccaagaccgtaggatcctacgcagtgccgtaggggaccgcaccgccacttcccagcaaattagggacactgttgctcctggggtatcggcgaggaccattcgcaaccgtctccatgaagctgggctacggtcccgcacaccgttaggccgtcttccgctcacgccccaacatcgtgcagcccgcctccagtggtgtcgcgacaggcgtgaatggagggacgaatggagacgtgtcgtcttcagcgatgagagtcgcttctgccttggtgccaatgatggtcgtatgcgtgtttggcgccgtgcaggtgagcgccacaatcaggactgcatacgaccgaggcacacagggccaacacccggcatcatggtgtggggagcgatctcctacactggccgtacaccactggtgatcgtcgaggggacactgaatagtgcacggtacatccaaaccgtcatcgaacccatcgttctaccattcctagaccggcaagggaacttgctgttccaacaggacaatgcacgtccgcatgtatcctgtgccacccaacgtgctctagaaggtgtaagtcaactaccctggccagcaagatctccggatctgtcccccattgagcatgtttgggactggatgaagcgtcgtctcacgcggtctgcacgtccagcacgaacgctggtccaactgaggcgccaggtggaaatggcatggcaagccgttccacaggactacatccagcatctctacgatcgtctccatgggagaatagcagcctgcattgctgtgaaaggtggatatacactgtactagtgccgacattgtgcatgctctgttgcctgtgtctatgtgcctgtggttctgtcagtgtgatcatgtgatttatctgaccccaggaatgtgtcaataaagtttccccttcctgggacaatgaattcacggtgttcttatttcaatttccaggagtgtatattgtaggcTCGAGCCTGGTAATACAATGTCCTTTAgccaaggaggacatagaagctgCTCACAGTCgcatgtctggacactttataaaatctgtaAAGTGGATGCAAATAaatatcacttaacacttccgggctgagatgccgtggtccatacataagactctcccctgacgtttcgccttcgactgcggaaagAATCCTCCGAGGgcaatcggcgaactgcaacgagagcggcGGCATGCACCTTTCTTCTTATGAGGAAGGCTCTTCTGTCTTCCTCGGTGTCGTACAGTATGAGCTGTGAAGCTATTCCTGTGGACAAAGCTTAAGAATTAAGTTTAGGGTATACATACATTTAAGAGTGGCTTCTTTGACAAACACTTATTGGTGCCATGCTTTACTCTTCGCTGCTggttagcgtttttttttttttttaatatatacacaCATTCACTCATCCATTGGGTAGAGCATCCTGAGTCTGCACATTGCCTTTGGTCACGTGGTCCTTCCACGTGAGGCGTCTGTCGAGGGTGATTCCCAGTTAGAGCGCAGTCCTGCTCCAGGGGACTGCGGTTCCGCGTACTTCTATTGGTGGTAGGTCCATCGGGAACTTTCTTCTGCAAATGGGGATTGCTTGCGTCTTCGTTCCATTGAACGCTAGCCGCCATTTCTTCGCCCAGTCGCAGAGTTCTTTTGTTGCTCGTTGTAGTCTGTGTCTGAAGATTCTGGCACTCCTACTGCGTGCGTAGAGCGCTGTATCATCCGCGTATAGGGTTCTGTGATCGTTGTGTGATGTTGGGATGTCACTGGTGTATAGTGTGTACAACACCGGGCCCAGTACGCTGCCTTGTGGTACCCCAGCCAGGATGCTTCTCCTTGAAGATTCTCTGTTCTGCACCTTTACGTTAAATGTTCTGCCTTCAAGGTATGACTTCAGTAGTGTCACATGTGACACCGGCACGCCTCTGTCCAGTAGTTTGAATAGTGGGCCCtcatgccatactgaatcaaatgctCTGGATACGTCCAGAAACACTGCGCCAAAGAATTCTCTTCGTTCCATCGCTTCCATGGCCTCCTCCGTGACtcgtaagagttgttgtgttgttgagagCCCAGCTCGGAAGCCGAACTGTGCGTTGGGTAGTAGCTGATCCACGTTCACGTGTTGCAGTAGTCTTGCTAGATAGAAGCGTTCAACGAATTTTGAGATCGCCAGTAGCAGGCTTATAGGCCTATAACTTGACGGTTGGGTGGGATCCTTTCCCGGTTTGGCGTGTTTGCAGGTACAAGGGAATATCTTCGTCTTCAGTATGGCATTGAAGGACTTCGCGAGGATTGCAGCAGGTTCGTCTGGCATTTGTTTTAGCATCTTGTTGGTGAGCAGGTCTATTCCACCCGCTTTTCGTGGGTTTAGGTATTTCAGCTGTATCTTGACTTCTTCAGTGGTGATTTTTTGAATCTGGTCTTCCTCTTCTTGTGCGTTCAGGAACAGGGGGAGGCAGCTGTTCACCATTTCAATGTGCTCCGGGTCGCTCGGGTCTTCTATTGGTGTAAAGTTCTGTGCAAACACGTCCGCAAGAGCGTCCGCTTTGCTGTTGGGCTCACATACGGCGTTGTTCGCCACTATGAGTGGTGGTATTCTTTGGTAGTGGCGTAGGAGGTTCCTAGTGGTATTCCAGGCAGTCCCATCTTCGATTCTAAGTGCGGATATCCTAGCGGACCAAGTTTGTATTCTGTGCTCCTCCACTGCTGCCTTTATTTCTCGTTGTAGCTTGTTCACTTGCCTCTTGGTTGCTGGGTTTCTTGTTCTGGTTCATTCTCGGAAGAGTCTGTTTTTATCTGCTATTGCTGTCCTTATTTGTGGGGGGAGGTGGTGTGGAGTGGTGTCCTGTTCCTCTTCCCTCCTTGCTGGCGTGGCTGCTACGGCTGCGTCTATGGCTCTCTCTGTCATGTATCGGATGGTTTCCCCGGCTCCGACGACGTCCGGATCGGGTGGTGTGGCGAGGTGTTCGGTTAGCTGTTGCTTGTAGCTCTGCCATCTGATGCCTCGGAGGTCGAGTCCGTCTTTAGGCGGAGCGAGTCCTTCCAGGGCGATGTCGTAGATGACTGGTTTGTGATCCGAGGCCAGCGCGTTGCGTGTGCTGGCGTGGATGGCTAGGGGAAGTCCTTTGACCATGGCCACATCCAGTATGTCCGGGTTGTAGTTCTTTGCGTAGTATGTCGGACTGttgggacatcacacacagccatgcccgaggcaggattcgaacctgcggccggagcggtcgctcggctcgagatattagcgcctagaaccgcacggccactccggccggctacccgcGAGTTCCAcgcttggttcaaaaaatggctctgagcactgtgggacttaacttctgaggtcatcagacccctagaacttagaactacttaaacctaactaacctaaggacttcacacacatccatgcccgaggcagaattcgaacctgcgaccgtagcggtcgcgcggttccagactctagcgcctaggaccgctcggccactctggccagccacGCATGGTTCTTCGCATTGTAGTCGCCTCCTGCGAAGATGTTTCCTGGGATTGATAGGAGGGCTTCTATGTCAGCCGGGTCGAGTGTTCCGTTCCGGCCAGGTTGTCTGTAGATGGCAATGAAGTGTATTCTTCCTAGCGTCGCGTCGACTGTCACTCCATTTGCCGCTAGCGTGTTGAGACGCGGGAGTTCGAGGCGGTGGTGCCGGAGTGACCTTCTTATGTAGATAGCCGTTGCTCCCCTGTGTGTTGGTCGGTCCTTCCGGTGGCATTCGTAGTTGGGTACTCCTACCCTGACACCAGGCTTCAGGAACGTCTCACATATGAGGCATACGTCTATGGCTTCGTCGTATATGAACTGACGGAATTCGTCTGCCTGTTGTGGTAGACCGTTTGCGTTCCACACCGCGATTCTTAGCCCTTGTATGGGTCTATCTGCCACCTTGGTTTCTTGGGGCGGTTCTCGTGTTGGCCATGTAGGTGGCTAGCTTCTCTGTCGCGCTCTTGAGCGTGACGATGGCTTCCATCATGACTGCCATGAGGGGTGCGATGTCTGCAATTGCCGGTGCTTGTGGGGCGGCTTCTCCTCTTGTGGTTGTCGTGTTGACGTTTTGCCGTGCTTCTGTGCTGCAGGAGTTGTCTGCTGTGGCTTCCTGCTGCTGGCGGTGGTCGTGGCGTTGTGCTTCTACTGTGTGATTCTCTTGTGTTGGTTGGCCCTCTTGCGTTGATTCCGTTCTCGGCCTCTTCAGCAGGTGGCGGCGGGGCAGCGGTCGTGGTGCTTGTGTGGTTTTCTGTGTTTCCGCTCGGTTTCTTGGCGCCGCTTCTGGGTTTCTGCTGGGCTGGCGGGCCGCTGTGCTCGCGCTGGGGGTGTTCCTCGGCTGGCGGTGGCGCTAGGTGTACCGGCGTAGGTCGCTCCTGGTTTCCTGTGCGCTGCCTCCTGTCTGATCTGGGCCTGTAATAGGGTCCTGCAGCCGCCGTAACTGGCTGGGTGCGCTTCCCCACGGTCGTAGCATTTAGCCGGTTCTTCTCTGGGTACGGGGCACTCGTTGCTGCGGTGGTCTCCTGCACATCTGACACATTTCTGCGGCCTGTCGCAGTATCGTGACACGTGTCCAGTTTGGAGGCACCTATAGCATTGTGCCTgcttcttcttacaagggaacctccccatctcacccccctcaaatttagttataagttggcacagtggataggcctggaaaaactgaacacatatcaatcgagaaaacagg includes:
- the LOC124722207 gene encoding serine/arginine repetitive matrix protein 2-like; this encodes MRRALAGTTRAVTKMKSPKTRRPMPLFEIVATNNAQNRTIRNVKTIAACRRNVSDVQETTAATSAPYPEKNRLNATTVGKRTQPVTAAAGPYYRPRSDRRQRTGNQERPTPVHLAPPPAEEHPQREHSGPPAQQKPRSGAKKPSGNTENHTSTTTAAPPPPAEEAENGINARGPTNTRESHSRSTTPRPPPAAGSHSRQLLQHRSTAKRQHDNHKRRSRPTSTGNCRHRTPHGSHDGSHRHAQERDREASHLHGQHENRPKKPRWQIDPYKG